One window of the Periophthalmus magnuspinnatus isolate fPerMag1 chromosome 17, fPerMag1.2.pri, whole genome shotgun sequence genome contains the following:
- the ift57 gene encoding intraflagellar transport protein 57 homolog isoform X1 — MAEDGRRGEEEDRGPGAVYQVYVLMENLLEKLKLLRYEELLARHNMKPLSRHYFVSSPYLVANPGEQFFMFTVLAAWLLNAAGRNFTEPQEFDEPNATVSNILAELRTFGVKVDFPPSKLKSGSGEYVCFVLDRLAEEALKKRGFSFKRPIYPTESTEEEEQMEDDAELTLSRAEDELMEEADEEEEAGMDLDTLKLRSTHLQQEQESRLKPEEILESTVDAAEWSLEVERVLPQLKVTICTDNKDWRIHVDQMYQHRDGINSSLQDAKSHLDKLQEDISKTLEKVSSREKYINNQLEAQIQQYRSAQAKLREVREQYKQASGGVTERTRILAEISEELEKVKQEMEEKGSSMSDGAPVVRIKQAVMRLRQETQQMEVRMGVVEHSLLQAKLKVKSNMTREMHHVPESATGPFS, encoded by the exons ATGGCGGAGGACGGGCGgcggggagaggaggaagaccgCGGTCCCGGAGCGGTTTACCAGGTGTATGTGTTAATGGAGAACCTGCTGGAAAAACTGAAACTGCTGCGCTATGAGGAGCTGCTGGCCCGGCATAACATGAAGCCCCTGTCGCG TCATTACTTTGTATCCAGTCCATACCTGGTGGCTAACCCGGGAGAGCAATTTTTCATGTTCACTGTGCTGGCGGCCTGGCTGCTGAATGCAGCTGGGCGGAACTTCACAGAGCCGCAGGAGTTTGACGAGCCCAATGCCACAGTGTCCAACATCCTGGCAGAGCTACGGACGTTT GGGGTGAAGGTGGACTTTCCTCCCTCCAAGCTCAAGTCTGGCTCTGGAGAGTACGTGTGCTTTGTGCTGGACCGGCTTGCTGAGGAGGCGCTTAAGAAGCGGGGTTTCTCCTTCAAACG GCCCATTTACCCCACAGAGAGtactgaggaagaggagcagatggaggatGATGCTGAGCTGACCCTGAGTCGGGCTGAAGATGAGCTCATG GAGGAggcagatgaggaggaggaagccgggATGGACCTGGACACTCTCAAACTGCGCTCCACTCACTTG CAGCAAGAGCAGGAGTCCCGCCTGAAGCCTGAGGAGATCCTGGAGTCCACAGTGGATGCAGCCGAGTGGAGCCTGGAGGTGGAGAGGGTCCTGCCTCAGCTCAAAGTGACCATCTGCACAGACAATAAG GACTGGAGGATCCATGTGGACCAGATGTACCAGCACAGAGACGGCATCAACTCTTCTCTGCAAGACGCCAAG AGTCACCTGGACAAACTGCAGGAGGATATCAGCAAAACTCTGGAAAAGGTCAGCAGCCGGGAGAAGTATATCAACAACCAGCTGGAGGCACAAATTCAACAGTACAGAAGTGCACAGGCTAAACTACGAGAG GTGAGAGAGCAATACAAACAGGCAAGTGGAGGAGTCACAGAGAGAACCAGAATCCTTGCCGAG ATCAgtgaggagctggagaaggtgaagcaggagatggaggagaagggCAGCAGCATGTCTGATGGAG CTCCCGTGGTTCGTATTAAACAGGCAGTGATGAGGCTGAGGCAGGAGACACAGCAAATGGAGGTGAGGATGGGCGTAGTGGAGCACAGCCTCCTCCAGGCTAAGCTGAAGGTAAAGAGCAATATGACGCGAGAAATGCACCACGTCCCTGAGAGCGCCACGGGGCCCTTCAGCTGA
- the ift57 gene encoding intraflagellar transport protein 57 homolog isoform X2 has translation MAEDGRRGEEEDRGPGAVYQVYVLMENLLEKLKLLRYEELLARHNMKPLSRHYFVSSPYLVANPGEQFFMFTVLAAWLLNAAGRNFTEPQEFDEPNATVSNILAELRTFGVKVDFPPSKLKSGSGEYVCFVLDRLAEEALKKRGFSFKRPIYPTESTEEEEQMEDDAELTLSRAEDELMEEADEEEEAGMDLDTLKLRSTHLQEQESRLKPEEILESTVDAAEWSLEVERVLPQLKVTICTDNKDWRIHVDQMYQHRDGINSSLQDAKSHLDKLQEDISKTLEKVSSREKYINNQLEAQIQQYRSAQAKLREVREQYKQASGGVTERTRILAEISEELEKVKQEMEEKGSSMSDGAPVVRIKQAVMRLRQETQQMEVRMGVVEHSLLQAKLKVKSNMTREMHHVPESATGPFS, from the exons ATGGCGGAGGACGGGCGgcggggagaggaggaagaccgCGGTCCCGGAGCGGTTTACCAGGTGTATGTGTTAATGGAGAACCTGCTGGAAAAACTGAAACTGCTGCGCTATGAGGAGCTGCTGGCCCGGCATAACATGAAGCCCCTGTCGCG TCATTACTTTGTATCCAGTCCATACCTGGTGGCTAACCCGGGAGAGCAATTTTTCATGTTCACTGTGCTGGCGGCCTGGCTGCTGAATGCAGCTGGGCGGAACTTCACAGAGCCGCAGGAGTTTGACGAGCCCAATGCCACAGTGTCCAACATCCTGGCAGAGCTACGGACGTTT GGGGTGAAGGTGGACTTTCCTCCCTCCAAGCTCAAGTCTGGCTCTGGAGAGTACGTGTGCTTTGTGCTGGACCGGCTTGCTGAGGAGGCGCTTAAGAAGCGGGGTTTCTCCTTCAAACG GCCCATTTACCCCACAGAGAGtactgaggaagaggagcagatggaggatGATGCTGAGCTGACCCTGAGTCGGGCTGAAGATGAGCTCATG GAGGAggcagatgaggaggaggaagccgggATGGACCTGGACACTCTCAAACTGCGCTCCACTCACTTG CAAGAGCAGGAGTCCCGCCTGAAGCCTGAGGAGATCCTGGAGTCCACAGTGGATGCAGCCGAGTGGAGCCTGGAGGTGGAGAGGGTCCTGCCTCAGCTCAAAGTGACCATCTGCACAGACAATAAG GACTGGAGGATCCATGTGGACCAGATGTACCAGCACAGAGACGGCATCAACTCTTCTCTGCAAGACGCCAAG AGTCACCTGGACAAACTGCAGGAGGATATCAGCAAAACTCTGGAAAAGGTCAGCAGCCGGGAGAAGTATATCAACAACCAGCTGGAGGCACAAATTCAACAGTACAGAAGTGCACAGGCTAAACTACGAGAG GTGAGAGAGCAATACAAACAGGCAAGTGGAGGAGTCACAGAGAGAACCAGAATCCTTGCCGAG ATCAgtgaggagctggagaaggtgaagcaggagatggaggagaagggCAGCAGCATGTCTGATGGAG CTCCCGTGGTTCGTATTAAACAGGCAGTGATGAGGCTGAGGCAGGAGACACAGCAAATGGAGGTGAGGATGGGCGTAGTGGAGCACAGCCTCCTCCAGGCTAAGCTGAAGGTAAAGAGCAATATGACGCGAGAAATGCACCACGTCCCTGAGAGCGCCACGGGGCCCTTCAGCTGA